In Parcubacteria group bacterium ADurb.Bin159, a single genomic region encodes these proteins:
- the rfbX gene encoding putative O-antigen transporter: MKEKISAYLFSLLPNSPTKKRLYENFISLSLLRGITYLFPLFTLPYLVRVLGPEKYGLVAFAQAFANYFNILTDYGFNMSATREISIEREDKNKVSQIFSSVLSIKFLLFIFSLIIFTTIVFFIPRFAADKAVYFFSFLLVLGNTLFPIWFFQGMEKMKYITFISTLAKVFFLICVFVFIKRPDQYALVPLFGSLGSLISGLVALILVFKSFKIKFIIPSLKEMKTQLISGWHFFTASFFTTIYTSSNTFFIGLVTGNNELVGYFAGAEKIVAAFRGLLSPISQTVYPYFSKLFYESKEKSLEILKKMGLIIGSFSLAISIIMFVLAPFISRVVLGEEFSASTPLIRIMSFVPFIISLSNIFAIQGLLGLGKSKTVSKIIALASIVHLPVFVLLTLFFSIQGAATAIVITESLITGLSIYNFNKTCNTKKRLFSL; this comes from the coding sequence ATGAAGGAAAAAATCTCCGCTTATCTTTTTAGCCTTCTTCCCAATTCTCCCACCAAGAAAAGGCTTTATGAAAATTTTATTTCCCTTTCCTTGCTTCGCGGGATAACCTATCTTTTTCCTCTTTTTACTCTTCCTTATCTGGTGCGGGTTTTGGGGCCGGAAAAATACGGTCTGGTAGCTTTCGCCCAAGCCTTTGCCAATTATTTCAATATCTTAACCGATTATGGCTTTAATATGTCGGCAACAAGGGAAATTTCCATTGAAAGGGAGGATAAAAATAAAGTTTCGCAAATTTTTTCTTCAGTGTTAAGCATTAAATTTTTGCTTTTTATCTTCAGCCTGATAATTTTTACGACCATTGTTTTTTTTATCCCCCGTTTTGCCGCCGATAAGGCCGTTTACTTTTTTTCTTTTCTTTTGGTTTTGGGCAACACTCTTTTCCCGATTTGGTTTTTCCAAGGAATGGAGAAAATGAAATATATTACCTTTATCAGCACCTTGGCAAAGGTTTTTTTTCTGATTTGCGTTTTTGTTTTTATTAAAAGGCCGGATCAATATGCATTGGTTCCCCTCTTTGGCTCTTTGGGATCTCTAATTTCCGGTCTTGTGGCCCTTATTTTGGTTTTTAAAAGTTTTAAAATAAAGTTTATAATTCCTTCTTTGAAAGAGATGAAAACGCAATTAATAAGCGGTTGGCATTTTTTCACCGCTTCGTTTTTTACCACGATTTACACAAGTAGCAATACTTTTTTTATTGGTTTGGTTACCGGTAATAACGAACTGGTTGGTTATTTTGCCGGCGCGGAAAAAATAGTAGCCGCTTTCAGGGGTTTACTCTCGCCAATTTCTCAAACTGTTTACCCTTATTTCAGCAAATTATTTTATGAGTCTAAAGAAAAAAGTTTAGAAATACTTAAAAAAATGGGTCTTATTATTGGTTCTTTTTCTCTTGCGATCTCGATAATAATGTTTGTTTTAGCCCCTTTTATCAGCAGGGTTGTTCTCGGTGAAGAATTTTCAGCCTCAACTCCTCTAATTAGAATAATGTCTTTTGTTCCTTTTATTATCTCCTTGAGTAATATTTTTGCTATTCAGGGTCTTTTGGGCTTAGGAAAATCTAAAACCGTTTCTAAGATTATTGCCCTTGCTTCCATCGTTCACTTACCTGTCTTTGTTTTACTAACATTGTTTTTTTCAATTCAAGGGGCAGCAACGGCTATTGTTATAACCGAAAGTTTGATAACCGGTCTTTCCATTTACAATTTTAATAAAACTTGTAATACTAAAAAAAGACTTTTTTCATTATGA
- the rfbD gene encoding UDP-galactopyranose mutase precursor has product MKYDYLIVGAGFSGAVLAERLSGIGKKVLVVEKRNHIGGNCYDFYNKNGVLVHKYGPHYFRTNFDQVVEYLSQFTDWLPQEFKVRAFVKGELYPLPINRDTLNAFFRVNLKTEEEAEKFLEEKKEKIKNPQNAEEQVLSLAGREIYEAFFKNYTIKQWGIHPQNLDASVTARIPIRTNANDCYFNDKFQAMPKEGYTKIFEKMFEKCKVLLETDYREIKNKISYDKLIYTGPIDAFFNYKYGKLPYRSLKIKFENYKKEFYQDWAQINYPNDYKFTRIVEIKHVTKQKIPCTTISKEYPTWEGEPYYPVPNPNNEKLYQKYEKEAKKLKNVYFIGRLAQYKYLNMDQVIKNALDFFKEIINKN; this is encoded by the coding sequence ATGAAATACGATTATTTAATTGTTGGGGCCGGTTTTTCAGGGGCAGTTTTGGCGGAAAGGCTATCGGGTATTGGCAAGAAAGTTTTGGTGGTAGAAAAAAGAAACCATATTGGGGGGAATTGCTATGATTTTTATAATAAAAACGGAGTGCTAGTTCACAAGTATGGTCCTCATTATTTTAGAACTAATTTCGACCAAGTGGTTGAATATCTTTCCCAATTCACCGATTGGTTGCCTCAAGAATTTAAGGTAAGGGCTTTTGTTAAAGGAGAATTATACCCTTTGCCTATAAACAGAGACACTCTTAACGCTTTTTTTAGGGTTAATTTAAAAACAGAAGAAGAAGCAGAAAAGTTCTTGGAAGAAAAAAAAGAGAAAATTAAAAACCCCCAAAACGCCGAAGAGCAAGTTTTATCCTTAGCCGGAAGAGAAATTTACGAAGCTTTTTTTAAAAATTATACTATTAAGCAATGGGGTATCCACCCCCAAAATCTTGACGCTTCGGTTACCGCCAGAATTCCCATTAGAACCAACGCCAACGATTGTTATTTTAATGATAAATTTCAGGCAATGCCAAAAGAAGGCTACACTAAGATTTTTGAAAAAATGTTCGAGAAGTGCAAGGTTCTTTTAGAAACCGACTATCGAGAAATTAAGAATAAAATTTCTTATGATAAACTGATTTATACGGGGCCTATTGATGCTTTTTTTAATTATAAATATGGTAAACTCCCTTATCGCAGTTTAAAAATAAAATTTGAAAACTATAAAAAAGAATTTTATCAAGATTGGGCGCAAATTAACTACCCCAACGATTATAAATTTACGAGGATTGTCGAGATTAAGCATGTTACAAAACAAAAAATACCTTGTACAACCATAAGCAAAGAATACCCAACTTGGGAAGGCGAACCGTATTATCCTGTTCCCAACCCAAATAACGAGAAGCTTTATCAAAAATATGAAAAAGAAGCTAAAAAGTTAAAAAATGTTTACTTTATTGGCAGGTTAGCCCAGTATAAATATTTAAATATGGATCAGGTGATAAAAAACGCTTTAGATTTTTTTAAAGAAATAATTAATAAAAACTAA